The Candidatus Eremiobacterota bacterium genome has a window encoding:
- a CDS encoding SigB/SigF/SigG family RNA polymerase sigma factor produces the protein MSSSVPHVDEERWDRNRARQAFARFAELRNNRALDTGPDHSGISEFDRLRNELVVAHLNLVRYLAVKFANRGEALDDLIQVGTVGLLKAIDRFDLERGVEFTTYATPTIVGEIKRYFRDKGWAVKVPRRLQELNLSVNRAIEKLTVKLGHSPTVVELAQHLGASEEDILEAQELGQAYNLLSLDTELNGEGDKKSQTLADYVGQNDAGLELLEDRANLERAFQVLTGRERVILYLRFYESVSQTEIAKRLNVSQMHVSRLQQKALEKLKNFLQEK, from the coding sequence ATGTCGTCCTCGGTCCCGCACGTCGACGAGGAACGTTGGGATCGCAATCGCGCCCGTCAAGCGTTCGCGCGCTTTGCCGAGCTCCGGAACAACCGCGCGCTCGACACCGGACCCGACCATTCCGGGATCAGCGAGTTCGACCGGCTTCGGAACGAGCTGGTCGTCGCGCACCTCAACTTGGTGCGCTACCTGGCGGTCAAGTTCGCCAACCGCGGCGAAGCGCTCGACGATCTGATCCAGGTCGGGACCGTCGGGCTGCTGAAGGCGATCGACCGCTTCGACTTGGAGCGCGGGGTCGAGTTCACCACCTACGCCACGCCGACGATCGTCGGCGAGATCAAGCGGTACTTCCGCGACAAAGGGTGGGCGGTCAAGGTCCCCAGGCGGCTGCAGGAGCTGAACCTGTCCGTCAACCGCGCGATCGAGAAGCTGACGGTGAAGCTGGGCCACTCGCCGACCGTCGTCGAGCTCGCGCAGCACCTGGGCGCGTCCGAGGAAGACATTCTCGAAGCGCAGGAGCTCGGCCAAGCCTACAACTTGCTTTCGCTCGACACCGAGCTGAACGGCGAAGGCGACAAGAAGTCGCAGACGCTGGCCGACTACGTCGGCCAGAACGACGCCGGCCTCGAGCTGCTCGAGGACCGCGCAAACCTCGAGCGCGCGTTCCAGGTGCTGACCGGCCGCGAGCGCGTGATCCTGTACTTGCGGTTCTACGAGAGCGTCTCGCAAACCGAGATCGCCAAGCGGCTCAACGTCTCGCAGATGCACGTCTCGCGCCTGCAGCAAAAGGCGCTCGAGAAGCTGAAGAACTTCCTGCAAGAGAAATGA
- a CDS encoding ATP-binding protein, with product MSTSAQPVHVSSHGTVELKIPGRAEWVAVARLAVAAVASRLRFSVDEIEDIKLAIAEACTNSIQSAGGEDAGIIEIVCDALEDELRVTVRDHAPGPHLEPVKSSGIEEGRTEELGVFLIRALMDGVEYTSDPRRGTELVMTKRVSA from the coding sequence GTGAGCACCTCCGCGCAGCCGGTCCACGTGTCGTCTCACGGCACCGTCGAGCTGAAGATCCCCGGCCGCGCCGAGTGGGTCGCCGTCGCGCGGCTCGCGGTCGCCGCCGTCGCCAGCCGGCTGCGGTTCTCGGTCGACGAGATCGAGGACATCAAGCTCGCGATCGCCGAGGCCTGCACCAATTCGATCCAGTCGGCCGGCGGCGAAGACGCCGGGATCATCGAGATCGTCTGCGACGCGCTCGAGGACGAGCTTCGGGTCACCGTGCGCGACCACGCGCCGGGTCCTCACTTGGAGCCGGTCAAGTCAAGCGGCATCGAGGAAGGCCGCACCGAAGAGCTGGGAGTGTTTCTCATCCGTGCGCTGATGGACGGTGTCGAGTACACGAGCGATCCGCGTCGCGGCACGGAACTCGTGATGACCAAACGCGTCAGCGCCTAG
- a CDS encoding STAS domain-containing protein — protein sequence MDIKVNVRESEGDAYVVDLTGEIDVYTSPKVKDAITELIDQEHYNLVINLEKVRYIDSTGLGVLIGGLKRVREHGGSVNLVCTNPQIKKIFDITGLVKIFGIFDDEQSAMKALV from the coding sequence GTGGATATCAAAGTCAACGTCCGCGAGTCCGAAGGCGACGCCTACGTCGTCGACCTCACCGGCGAGATCGACGTCTACACCTCGCCCAAAGTCAAGGACGCGATCACGGAGCTGATCGATCAGGAGCACTACAACCTGGTCATCAACCTCGAGAAGGTGCGCTACATCGACTCGACCGGTCTGGGCGTGCTCATCGGCGGCCTCAAGCGCGTGCGCGAGCACGGCGGTTCGGTGAACCTCGTCTGCACGAACCCGCAGATCAAGAAGATCTTCGACATCACCGGGCTGGTGAAGATTTTCGGCATCTTCGACGACGAGCAGAGCGCGATGAAGGCGCTCGTGTGA